The Deinococcus detaillensis genomic interval AAGAAAGAAAAGCGCAACACGCTGCTCTACGACAACGGTGATTTGATTCAGGGCAATCCGCTGGGCGATTACGTGGCCCGCGTCAACCCGCTCAAGCCCGGTGAGATGCACCCAATGCACGCGGCCATGAAGCTGCTCGGCTACGACGCGGGCAACCTCGGCAACCACGAATTCAATTACGGCCTGCCCTTTTTGCAGCAAGTGATGGCGGCGGCTCCCATGCCGATGGTTAATGCCAACGTCTACATCGATGACGGCGACAACAACCCCGACAACGACAAGAACGCCTTCACGCCCTACCTGATTCAGCGCAAAATCGTTTATGACGCTCAGGGCCGCCCGCAGGTGCTCAACGTGGGCGTCATCGGCTTCCTGCCGCCGCAGATCATGCAGTGGGACAAGACCAACCTGGAAGGCAAGGTCAAGACACGCGACATCGTGGAGACGGCCAAAAAATTCGTGCCGATGATGAAGGCGCAGGGTGCCGACATCATCATCGCCATTGCCCACAGCGGCATCAACGCCGATTACGTGCCGGGGCAGGAAAATGCCTCCACCGAACTCACCAAGATTGACGGTATCGACGTGGTGCTCAGCGGCCACAGCCACCAGGAATTTCCAGGGCCGGTCTACAAGAGCATTCCCGGCGCGGACATCACCAAAGGCACCATCAACGGCAAAGCCGTCGTGATGGCCGGATTCTGGGGCAACGATTTGGGCGTCATCGACCTCAAGTTGAAAAAGGTCGGAGAGACTTGGAAGGTGCAGGACACGGCGTCGATGCTGCGCCCGATCTGGGACAAGGTGGCCAAGGTCAATCTGGTCAAACCCGACCCGCGCATCGCTCTAGCCGTCGAGGCGGCCAACGCGGGCACGCTGGCTTATGTGCGCGGCAATGTGGCCGACCTCTCTGCCCCCATCAACTCGTATTGGGCGCTGGTGCAAGATGATCCCAGCGTGCAACTCGTCGCCAGTGCCCAGATCGCCTACGTCAAGGCAGCCTTGGCGGGCGGCAAGTACGCCGACTTACCAGTGCTGTCGGCGGCGGCTCCCTTCAAAGCAGGCGGACGCGCCGGAGCGAGCTACTACACCGATATTCCGGCGGGCACGCTGGCGATCAAGAACGTGGCCGATCTGTATGTTTATCCCAACACGGTGCAGGCCGTGCTGGTCACGGGAGCACAGGTGCAGGAGTGGCTGGAGCGCTCAGCGGCCCAGTTCAAGCAGATCGATCCCAAGAACGTGGCCCCGCAAGACCTCGTCGAGACCAGCTTTCCCACCTACAACTTCGATGTCATCGACGGCGTGACCTACCAGATCGACGTCAGCCAGCCCAGCCGCTACGACGTGGGCGGCAAGCTGGCCAATCCCGGTGCTCACCGCATCAAGGAGCTGATGTTCGGAGGTAAGCCAATTGACCCCGCCGCGCAGTTCGTGGTCGCCACCAACAACTACCGCGCGTCCGGCGGTGGCAATTTCCCCGGCCTCGACGGCAAAAACATCATCTTGCAGGCTCCCGACGAAACCCGTGAAGCCCTCGTCCAGTACTTCCAGGCGCAAAAGACCGTCAACCCCACCGCTGACAACAACTGGAAGCTGACGCCGCTGCCGGGCGTGAGCCTGCTCTACGCCACCGGCCCCAACGCCCAGAAATTCCTGCCCGCCAACGCCACCTTGCAAAAAATGCAGGACGACGGCTTCGCTCAGTACGTGATCAAATTCTAGATCTCTGAACACGTAAAAAATCGGCCACCCCTGATCTGGGAGTGGCCGGTTTTTTACGTTGCTGTTAAGCCAGCGTTTCTTCCAGTACCTTCACTCCGCTGAGTTTGCGGTGCGCCGTCAGCGCCTGAGCGACCACCTGATCCATGTTGTAGTACTTGTACGTCGCCAGCCGCCCCACGAACATCACGTTCGGCGTCGCCTGAGCCAGCGCCTCGTATTTCTTGTACAGCAGGGCATTCTCGGGCCTCGGCACCGGGTAGTACGGATCGCCCTCGGCGCGTGGCAGCTCGTAGACCACGCTGGTCTGGGCGTGTGTCTGCCCGGTGATGTGCTTGAACTCGCTGACGCGGGTGTAGGCGTAGTCGTTGGGATAATTCACCGTGCCCACCGGCAGCATCTGCGCCTGCGGGTGCGTCTCGTGAACAAATTCCAGGCTGCGGTAAGGCAACTTGCCGAAACGGTAGTCAAAATAGGCGTCCACTGGGCCGGTGTAGATCATCTGGTCAAACGGCACGAAGTCGGCAATCTCGCGGTAATCGGTGTTGGTCATCACCTTGATGTTGGGGTGGGCCAGCATCCGCTCGAACATCCGGGTATAGCCGTGCAGCGGCATCACCTGATAGGTGTCGGCGAAGTAGCGGTCATCGCGGTTGGTGCGGGTCGGCACGCGGGCCGTCACCGAGGCGTCGAGTTCGCTGGGGTCCAGGCCCCACTGCTTGCGGGTGTAGCCCCGGAAGAACTTGTTGTAGAGATCGCGCCCGACCTTGCTGACCACCACGTCCTCGCTGGTGCGAATCTTCTCGGCGGGTTCGGCCACTGAGGCGAAGAATTCTTCGACCTGAAAGGCGGTCAGATTCAGGCCGTACAGCTGATTGACCGTGTCCAGATTGATCGGAATGGGGAGCAGTTGCCCGTCCACGCTGGCCTTGACCCGGTGCTGGTAGGGCCGCCACTCGGTGAAGCGCGAGAGATAATCAAAGACCTCACGGCTGTTGGTGTGGAAGATGTGCGGGCCGTAGGGGTGAATCAGCACGCCCGCGTCGTCGTAGCGGTCGTAAGCGTTGCCGCCGATGTGCGCTCTCTTGTCGACGATCAGCACCGACTTGCCCTCTGAAGCCAGCCGCTCGGCCAGCACCGACCCGGCAAAGCCCGCGCCCACGATCAGGTAATCGAAGCCGCTGGACATTAAGGGCAGCTCAGTCATCTGCGGCCTCAGTTTTTGTAGCCTTACGGCCTCTCGCTTCATTCATCCGTGTCTCCATCTCGGCCCAGGTTTGTGACCAAGACAGCCCGGCCAGGTAAGCGTCGGCGCGGGCTTGCCGCTCCCGGCCTTCGGGTTGGTGGCGTTCGGCAAGAGCGGCTTCACAGGCGGCCTCAAAGTCATCGGCGCGGTTGGCAATTCGCACTAGATCTTGCTCACCGTAGGGGCGCACCACGTCGCGGATTTCGGTCGACACCACCGGCACGCCCGCCGCCAGGTATTCCGGCGTCTTGGTCGGCGAGATGAACTCGGTGGACGCGTTGCGGGCAAACAGCAGCAGCGCCACGTCCCAGTGCGCCAGATACTGAGGCAACTCGGCGTAGTTTTTCATGCCCAAGTAGTGCAGGTTGGCGGCGCGGGGCAAATCGCTTTCCTGAATCTTGACAACTGGCCCCAGCAACACGAATTGCCACTCGGGGCGGCGCTCGGCCAACTCGGCGAGCAGGGCGGTGTCGAAGCGCTCGTCGATCACGCCGTAAAAGCCCAAGCGGGGGCGCTTCAAGTCGGCTTGATCGGCGGGATCGGGCATTTGGCTGCGGGCCTGGGCAAAGTGGGCCTTGTCCACGCTGGAGGGAAACGGGTAAGCGTGTGGGTGCTGCTCGCTTTTGGCTTCCCACAAACGGTGGCCGCCGGTAAAGACCAGATCGGCCCGCGCCAAGAGCTGCTGCTCGCGGGGGCGCAACTCCGGCGGCGCGAAGCGGAAATTGGCCAGCTCGTCCATGCAGTCGTAAATCACCAAGCTGGGATCAAGCGCGGTGACCATCGGCATTTCCATCGGGGTGTAAACCCATAAGGTGTAATCGTGCCACGCTTCGCTGAAGGCCAGTTCATTGAGCATGGCCGCCGTGCGGGCCTGCGAGGTAGCGGGGTCTAGGCCTTCCGGCAGGCGCGGCACGACGACCGTGACCCCGTATTCGGTAGAGCGGATGTCCAGTGAGCTGTCCCACTCCCCGAAGATGGGCGGCTCCACGTAATACACCCGCCGATCACGCGCCGCCTGACTCATCAAATGCTGCGGACGCTGAAAGACGAAATCCCATCTGAGGTGGGCCAAACAAATCAAGTCGCCCTGCCGTGCCATTTTTGCCGCGTTTTCTTCCACAGTTCTTCTCCCAATCACTCGCCGAACGAAGCTGGCAAGTCCCCAAATTGATTTATAAATCTCAATTCACTTGTGAAAACCTGTGTAAAAATGACCGAAGTGCGATTCAGTCCACATTGGGTTTCCATCAACCAAAAATTGACTGTTGATGAAGACAAGGAAGCGGTGTTGTCCAAATTGCTGAGCCTTTCTAGACTTGCCGAGTTTAGCCGCAGAAGTGAGGCACAAATAGAGCGATTTGCCTCAGAGGGCTTCATTTGATGTTTAGCGGAGGTCAATCTTGGCCCGAAAACGCTTCATCTCTTGCTTAAGACTTCAGGCCACTTCACCCAAGCTCAATTTGGAATGGATTGGGCAAAGAGCGGGTCAGTTTCTCTCTCCCCATTGGCTCCTGAACTTTTGCTCGGTTCCTTTGTGCCTACACGCCGCGTAAGCGCTGCCACTCGCACTCTTGTTTCCTTTTGTTAAGGTCTGCCGTGCTAGCTTTTTCGGTATGCGCGTACTTCACACCGCCGACTTCCACGCTGGGCGCACTTTGCGCGGCTACGACCGCACCCCCGAAATCCGCGACGCCCTGAATGAAATCGTGGGCCTGGCCCGCAGTGAGAAGGTTGACGCCGTGCTGGTGGCGGGCGACCTCTTCGACACGGTCAATCCGCCTGCCGACGCCGAAGCGGCCATCTTCGCTTTTTTTCTGGCGCTGCGCGACGCGGGCATTCCCAGCATCGTGATCGCCGGAAACCACGACAGCGCCTCGCGCTTAGCAGGCCTCAGCGGGCTGCTCGGCTGGGTGGGTGTGCAGGTGGTGGCCCAGCCGAGCCACGATCCGCGCCAGATGATCCGCACGGTGGAGACCAAGAGCGGCGAGAAATTGGTGGTGGGCGCACTTCCCTACCTCTCCGAGCGCCGATTGGTCAAAGCCGCCGACGTGATGGGGGCCGAAGTTGGGTTGTGGCGGCAAAAATACCGCGAGGGGATGAAGTTTTTTCTGGGTCAGTTGGCGGCGGGTTTTGAAGCGGGAGCAGTCAATATGTTGATGCTGCACGCCACCCTCGACGGCGCGGTGGCCAGCGGCTCGGATAGGGGAATGCAGTTCGATTTGACCAACGCCTACACCGTCTCGCCGCTGCAACTTCCGGCGGCGGCGCAGTATGTGGCGCTGGGCCACGTCCACAAGCCGCAGGAACTCGGCGCGTCCCCGCTGGCCTGCTACTCGGGCAGCATTATCCAGCTCGATTTCGGTGAGGGCGGCGAGAAAAAACAGGTCAACTTGGTGGAAGTCGAAGCGGGGCGGCCTGCCAAAGTCCACGCCATTCCGCTCGTCAGCGGCAAGGAACTGAGAACCATTCGGGCCGATCTGGAAACACTGGATGCCCGCCTCAGCGCCGTGAAAGGCTTTGACGGCCTGCTGAAGGTGGTGGTGCGTGCGCCCGCCGGAACCGCCTTGCCGGGTCTCAAGGACCGGGTGCTGCGGCAATTTCCTAACGCGCTGGGCGTGGAGTTGGAAGCCGTCAAGGATGAGGCGACGGTGCAGGCGGCGAGCCGTGAGGGACTGAGCATTGAGCAGCTTTACGAGCGCTACCACCAGGAGCGGCGAGGCGAGTTGCCGGACGCCCTGCGGCGGGTCTTCAAAGAAACGGATATGGCGGTGCGCGAAGCAGCAGGGGACGGAATATGAAACCCCTCCAACTCAGCGTGCAGGGCTTCATGCCGTTCCGCGATCAGGTGGAAGTCGACTTCACCGACCTGCAACTCTTCGCCATTCAGGGAGCCACCGGCAGCGGCAAAAGCAGTCTGCTCGACGCCATCACCTACGCCCTCTACGGCGAAACCGACCGCCTCGGCCAGACTGGGCTGGACGCGCTGATTTCCACTGGCGAGAAGTCGTTCACCGTCAGCCTGACCTTCGAGAGCGGCGGGCAAACCTACCGGGTGGTTCGCAACAAGGGGCGCAAAGCCGCCGAGAATCAGGTCCGGATCGAGCAGCACAGCTTAGACGCGGCGGGCAAGGTCAAGTGGCTCAACCTCTCGGAGAACACCACCCGCGCCACCCAGAGCCGTATCAGTAAGGTGCTGGGGCTGGATTTCAAGAGCTTTACCCGCGCCGTGATGCTGCCGCAGGGCAAGTTCGACGCTCTGCTGCGCGGCTCCAAAGCTGAGCGCCAAAAGCTGCTGGGCGAGCTGACCAACATCGGCCACGTCGCCGAGATGCACTCGCACGCCGCCGAGCGCAGCAAGACCCTCAAATTCGAGCTGGCGGGCGTGCATCACCTGCTTGAGGGCGAGTACGCGGGCGTGTCTAGGGCGGTACTCGACGATTTGAAAGCCGAGCGCAGCCGAGTGGAGACCGAGGCGCAGACCCTGATCGATGACCGCGACGCCCTGCAAGCCGAGCTGACCCGCTTGCGGGCGCAGGAAAGCTTGCATCAGGAGTGGGAAGCGCAAGGGCGCAAGCTCAGCGACCTCGACGCGCAGGCGACGGCAGCAAGGGAAGGCGCGGCGCGGGCCGAGCGGGCCAGAACGGTGGCGGGGGCGCTCCCACTCTTGGACACCGCTCAGCAAGCGCGGGCGGCGGCTGCCGGGGCCGAGCGAACTGCCCACCAAACCCAAACGGCTCTTGGCGCGGCGCAAACGGCCCTGAACCAAGCGGCGGGAGGCGAGCAGGCCGCCCTGAGTGCACAGGACAGCGGCAGCCAGCAAGCCAACCAGCGCCTAGAGCGGTCTGAGCGAGTGGCCGAAGCTCTGCCGCTGCTGCGGAGCGCCGCTCAGGCTGAGCAAGCCGCCGAGCGGGCCAGCGCCGCCGAGCAGGTCTCTCAGGCCGCATTGGCCGCCGCCGAGCGCCAGCAAGCCAGCCTGGCCCAAGCTGAAGCCAGCGCCCAGCAGCAAGCCGAGCACATTCCCGACTTGGAGGCCCGCGCCGAGCTGCTCAAGAATGCCCAGAGCGATCTGGCCCGACTCAAACGTGCTGGGGGCAACCTCCAAACCACCCATCCTCAGCCGCTGCCCTGGGACGAAGACGCTCACTTTGCCGCCCATGAAGCCGCCCAGAAGCTGGAGCATTTAAAAGCTGAAAAGGTCAAACTGGAAGCTGAAAAAGCTGGACTCAGCGCCGGACGCGCCCGCTACGCGCTCGACGAGCAGTTGCAGCGCCAGGAAAAAAGCGAGATGGAGCAGATCGAGCAAGATGGGCGGCTGCTCAAGGCCGACTTCGAGCGAGCCGAAGCGGCTTTGGAGGCCGCCGTCAAGCAAGCTGGGCTGAGTGCTCACCGCGCCCACTTGCACTTGGGGCAGCCGTGCCCGCTGTGTGAGCAAGAAGTCCGCATCTTACCGAGCGGCCCCATCGCCGACGTGGAGGAGCTGAGGGCCATCAAAGAAGCCGTTCAGCGGCGCTTAGACGAGCGGCGTGACCGGTTCAAAAATTTGCGGGCCTCCAGCACGGTGCGCTCAGGTCAGCTCGAGGACAAAGCCCGTGAACTCAGCGACTGGGAAGCCGCCCTGCATGACCGCGAGAGCGATCTGCGAACTGGCGCAGCCAAGTACAGCGGCGAGGAACCTGAACAGGCCAAGCGCTTGCTGGCGGGCTTGGCAGCGCGGGTGCAACTGGCGGGCCGCGATCCGGCGGGAGAGCGGCAAAAGGTATTGAACGAAATCGGCAGCCTCAAGGCGGCGCTGGA includes:
- the cpdB gene encoding 2',3'-cyclic-nucleotide 2'-phosphodiesterase, translating into MKPLVLLTLALGSLASAQNVDPTPTVELRILETTDLHTSALGYDYYQDKPTGEFGFEYTATLIENAKKEKRNTLLYDNGDLIQGNPLGDYVARVNPLKPGEMHPMHAAMKLLGYDAGNLGNHEFNYGLPFLQQVMAAAPMPMVNANVYIDDGDNNPDNDKNAFTPYLIQRKIVYDAQGRPQVLNVGVIGFLPPQIMQWDKTNLEGKVKTRDIVETAKKFVPMMKAQGADIIIAIAHSGINADYVPGQENASTELTKIDGIDVVLSGHSHQEFPGPVYKSIPGADITKGTINGKAVVMAGFWGNDLGVIDLKLKKVGETWKVQDTASMLRPIWDKVAKVNLVKPDPRIALAVEAANAGTLAYVRGNVADLSAPINSYWALVQDDPSVQLVASAQIAYVKAALAGGKYADLPVLSAAAPFKAGGRAGASYYTDIPAGTLAIKNVADLYVYPNTVQAVLVTGAQVQEWLERSAAQFKQIDPKNVAPQDLVETSFPTYNFDVIDGVTYQIDVSQPSRYDVGGKLANPGAHRIKELMFGGKPIDPAAQFVVATNNYRASGGGNFPGLDGKNIILQAPDETREALVQYFQAQKTVNPTADNNWKLTPLPGVSLLYATGPNAQKFLPANATLQKMQDDGFAQYVIKF
- the glf gene encoding UDP-galactopyranose mutase — encoded protein: MTELPLMSSGFDYLIVGAGFAGSVLAERLASEGKSVLIVDKRAHIGGNAYDRYDDAGVLIHPYGPHIFHTNSREVFDYLSRFTEWRPYQHRVKASVDGQLLPIPINLDTVNQLYGLNLTAFQVEEFFASVAEPAEKIRTSEDVVVSKVGRDLYNKFFRGYTRKQWGLDPSELDASVTARVPTRTNRDDRYFADTYQVMPLHGYTRMFERMLAHPNIKVMTNTDYREIADFVPFDQMIYTGPVDAYFDYRFGKLPYRSLEFVHETHPQAQMLPVGTVNYPNDYAYTRVSEFKHITGQTHAQTSVVYELPRAEGDPYYPVPRPENALLYKKYEALAQATPNVMFVGRLATYKYYNMDQVVAQALTAHRKLSGVKVLEETLA
- a CDS encoding glycosyltransferase family 1 protein; the encoded protein is MARQGDLICLAHLRWDFVFQRPQHLMSQAARDRRVYYVEPPIFGEWDSSLDIRSTEYGVTVVVPRLPEGLDPATSQARTAAMLNELAFSEAWHDYTLWVYTPMEMPMVTALDPSLVIYDCMDELANFRFAPPELRPREQQLLARADLVFTGGHRLWEAKSEQHPHAYPFPSSVDKAHFAQARSQMPDPADQADLKRPRLGFYGVIDERFDTALLAELAERRPEWQFVLLGPVVKIQESDLPRAANLHYLGMKNYAELPQYLAHWDVALLLFARNASTEFISPTKTPEYLAAGVPVVSTEIRDVVRPYGEQDLVRIANRADDFEAACEAALAERHQPEGRERQARADAYLAGLSWSQTWAEMETRMNEARGRKATKTEAADD
- a CDS encoding metallophosphoesterase family protein, with protein sequence MRVLHTADFHAGRTLRGYDRTPEIRDALNEIVGLARSEKVDAVLVAGDLFDTVNPPADAEAAIFAFFLALRDAGIPSIVIAGNHDSASRLAGLSGLLGWVGVQVVAQPSHDPRQMIRTVETKSGEKLVVGALPYLSERRLVKAADVMGAEVGLWRQKYREGMKFFLGQLAAGFEAGAVNMLMLHATLDGAVASGSDRGMQFDLTNAYTVSPLQLPAAAQYVALGHVHKPQELGASPLACYSGSIIQLDFGEGGEKKQVNLVEVEAGRPAKVHAIPLVSGKELRTIRADLETLDARLSAVKGFDGLLKVVVRAPAGTALPGLKDRVLRQFPNALGVELEAVKDEATVQAASREGLSIEQLYERYHQERRGELPDALRRVFKETDMAVREAAGDGI
- a CDS encoding AAA family ATPase, which codes for MKPLQLSVQGFMPFRDQVEVDFTDLQLFAIQGATGSGKSSLLDAITYALYGETDRLGQTGLDALISTGEKSFTVSLTFESGGQTYRVVRNKGRKAAENQVRIEQHSLDAAGKVKWLNLSENTTRATQSRISKVLGLDFKSFTRAVMLPQGKFDALLRGSKAERQKLLGELTNIGHVAEMHSHAAERSKTLKFELAGVHHLLEGEYAGVSRAVLDDLKAERSRVETEAQTLIDDRDALQAELTRLRAQESLHQEWEAQGRKLSDLDAQATAAREGAARAERARTVAGALPLLDTAQQARAAAAGAERTAHQTQTALGAAQTALNQAAGGEQAALSAQDSGSQQANQRLERSERVAEALPLLRSAAQAEQAAERASAAEQVSQAALAAAERQQASLAQAEASAQQQAEHIPDLEARAELLKNAQSDLARLKRAGGNLQTTHPQPLPWDEDAHFAAHEAAQKLEHLKAEKVKLEAEKAGLSAGRARYALDEQLQRQEKSEMEQIEQDGRLLKADFERAEAALEAAVKQAGLSAHRAHLHLGQPCPLCEQEVRILPSGPIADVEELRAIKEAVQRRLDERRDRFKNLRASSTVRSGQLEDKARELSDWEAALHDRESDLRTGAAKYSGEEPEQAKRLLAGLAARVQLAGRDPAGERQKVLNEIGSLKAALDSARAAQAKAGASQAAAAATLQAAQAALAERRAEAGQAGAALQAVLLSLSLSAEQVQAAPDPAEERRAAQQQLKALAGALESARRTLADAQARQAAAAATFEAARTNADQRGADAIRAEAALQAVLDSLCLSAEEVQASALPEAEIRALEAALRSHLAEREQVLAALSALETKLGGVTFDPARLSQAQRDLYAAEAALGAARGRIGELAESLRAGAERLERKSELSGKAGQLASTLDLWTTLSNSLRANEFQQYLLQEVESRLLAGAGELLFEISDGRYRLALDGGDYMVQDLWNAGETRGVKTLSGGETFLASLSLAIALSDYLAGNRILGALFLDEGFGTLDPQALDSVAGALENLRTQGRMVGVITHVESLSERLPSRLLISKSVAGSSVQRIDS